The following coding sequences lie in one Acidimicrobiia bacterium genomic window:
- a CDS encoding nitronate monooxygenase family protein, producing MRTRATEMFGIDLPIFAFSHCRDVVAAVSKAGGMGVLGALAFTPEELEMELNWIDEHVDGKPYGVDVVMPASYAGQGGDLDPDRMAEQLADMIPQEHKDFIEKVLNDHNVPPLPADEDIGSGLLGWTHEGARPQVDISLAHPIALLVNALGPPPKDIVDEAHEHGVKVAALIGSVQQAERQVNQGVDMIMAQGYEAGGHTGDVGVMVLVPEVVDAVGDRVPVLAAGGVGSGRQMAASIALGAEGVWTGSIWLTTAESGTAPLVMDKLLAANSRDTVRSRVISGKPARQLRTAWTDAWEGPDSPGYLPMPLQYMATSEAQRRIARAQNRELQGMPVGQIVGRMNAVRPVRDVVFDLIEEFVEVTERLDKLRDEE from the coding sequence ATGAGAACGCGCGCCACCGAGATGTTCGGCATCGACCTGCCGATCTTCGCGTTCAGCCACTGTCGTGACGTGGTCGCCGCGGTCAGCAAGGCCGGCGGCATGGGCGTGCTCGGTGCGCTCGCGTTCACACCAGAAGAGCTCGAGATGGAGCTCAACTGGATCGACGAGCACGTTGACGGCAAGCCCTACGGCGTCGACGTGGTGATGCCCGCGAGCTACGCGGGTCAAGGTGGGGATCTCGACCCCGACCGGATGGCCGAGCAGCTTGCCGACATGATCCCGCAGGAGCACAAGGACTTCATCGAGAAGGTGCTCAACGACCACAACGTGCCGCCACTCCCGGCCGACGAGGACATCGGCAGCGGGCTCCTCGGCTGGACGCACGAAGGCGCACGCCCCCAGGTCGACATCTCGCTCGCGCACCCGATCGCGCTGCTGGTCAACGCGCTCGGCCCCCCGCCGAAGGACATCGTCGACGAAGCACACGAGCACGGCGTGAAGGTGGCCGCCCTCATCGGCTCGGTGCAGCAAGCCGAGCGTCAGGTGAACCAGGGCGTCGACATGATCATGGCGCAGGGCTACGAAGCCGGCGGCCACACCGGCGACGTCGGCGTGATGGTGCTCGTGCCCGAAGTCGTCGACGCGGTCGGCGACCGCGTGCCGGTGCTCGCAGCCGGCGGCGTGGGCAGCGGTCGACAGATGGCCGCGTCGATCGCACTCGGTGCAGAAGGCGTGTGGACCGGTTCGATCTGGCTGACGACGGCGGAGAGCGGCACCGCTCCCCTTGTCATGGACAAGCTGCTGGCGGCGAACTCGCGCGACACCGTTCGCTCACGAGTGATCAGCGGCAAGCCGGCCCGTCAGCTCCGCACCGCGTGGACCGACGCGTGGGAGGGGCCCGACTCACCGGGCTACCTCCCGATGCCCCTCCAGTACATGGCGACATCGGAAGCGCAGCGCCGGATCGCTCGAGCACAGAACCGCGAGCTCCAGGGCATGCCGGTTGGACAGATCGTGGGCCGGATGAATGCGGTGCGCCCGGTGCGCGACGTCGTGTTCGACCTGATCGAGGAGTTCGTCGAGGTGACGGAGCGGCTCGACAAGCTGCGCGACGAGGAGTAG
- a CDS encoding alpha/beta fold hydrolase, translating into MHGVPDTSGLWDLVLAQLARDDVVALQLPGFGAPVPDGFSCTKEAYADWVADQANALGEPVDLVGHDWGSMLVQRIATIHPKLVRTYTLCDGAVSGPLQWHDLAQQWQTPEVGEQVMEMMTPEVVEPVMRDAGHPDPVGCARSVDDRMKQAILKLYRSAIDVGTEWDPGERPRATRADLVGSR; encoded by the coding sequence GTGCACGGTGTTCCCGACACGAGCGGGCTGTGGGATCTCGTGCTCGCGCAGCTCGCGCGTGACGACGTCGTCGCGCTCCAGCTGCCGGGTTTCGGCGCGCCGGTGCCGGACGGCTTCTCGTGCACGAAAGAGGCTTACGCGGACTGGGTCGCCGACCAAGCGAACGCGCTCGGTGAGCCGGTCGATCTGGTTGGCCACGACTGGGGATCGATGCTCGTGCAACGAATCGCCACGATCCACCCCAAGCTCGTGCGCACGTACACGCTGTGCGATGGCGCGGTCAGCGGGCCGTTGCAGTGGCACGACCTTGCGCAGCAGTGGCAGACACCCGAGGTCGGTGAGCAGGTGATGGAGATGATGACGCCCGAGGTGGTCGAACCTGTGATGCGTGACGCCGGGCATCCGGATCCTGTCGGTTGTGCCCGAAGCGTCGACGATCGGATGAAGCAGGCGATCCTGAAGCTCTACCGCTCGGCGATCGATGTCGGTACCGAATGGGACCCCGGCGAGCGGCCGCGCGCGACCCGCGCTGATCTTGTGGGGTCGCGATGA
- a CDS encoding steroid 3-ketoacyl-CoA thiolase yields MGQPVMVEAVRTPIGKKNGWLSGLKATETLRHALEHVIARAGIDPATVDEVVGGCVTQAGEQGSNVTRNAWLSAGQDRLPYSTACTTVDTQCGSAQQANHLAAGLIAAGGADITIACGVEQMSHVPLGANVYNGPGNGRTEPWPWDDPPNGQFGAADRIADNRGITREDLDEWGFHSQRKAKQAWDEARFEREVAPIETPVLGDDGEPTGETQLISRDQGLRETTMEGLAKLKPVVEGYKHTAGSSSQISDGAAAVLWMDEDKAKALGLKPRAKLLHQLVTGSDPYYLLDGPVDATYKMLDRSGMAMSDFDVFEINEAFAAVVLSWAQVHKPDLDRVNINGGAIALGHPVGSTGARLITTALHELERSDKELAFVTMCCGGSIGTASILQRL; encoded by the coding sequence ATGGGCCAGCCGGTGATGGTCGAGGCTGTTCGCACACCGATCGGCAAGAAGAACGGCTGGTTGTCCGGCCTGAAGGCCACGGAGACGCTGCGCCACGCGCTCGAGCACGTCATCGCGCGCGCCGGTATCGATCCGGCAACCGTTGACGAGGTCGTCGGTGGGTGTGTGACCCAGGCGGGCGAGCAGGGCTCGAACGTCACGCGCAACGCATGGCTCAGCGCCGGTCAGGACCGGCTCCCATACTCGACCGCGTGCACCACGGTCGACACGCAATGCGGGTCGGCACAGCAGGCGAACCATCTCGCGGCAGGTTTGATCGCCGCGGGTGGCGCCGACATCACGATCGCGTGCGGCGTCGAGCAGATGAGCCACGTGCCGCTCGGCGCGAACGTCTACAACGGTCCCGGGAACGGTCGTACCGAGCCGTGGCCGTGGGACGACCCGCCCAATGGCCAATTCGGCGCGGCGGACCGCATCGCCGACAACCGCGGGATCACGCGCGAGGACCTCGACGAGTGGGGCTTTCACTCCCAGCGCAAGGCGAAGCAGGCGTGGGACGAGGCTCGTTTCGAGCGCGAGGTTGCGCCGATCGAGACGCCGGTGCTCGGTGACGACGGCGAGCCGACGGGTGAGACGCAGCTCATTTCGCGCGACCAGGGTCTACGCGAGACGACGATGGAGGGTCTCGCCAAGCTCAAGCCGGTCGTCGAGGGCTACAAGCACACGGCTGGCTCGTCGTCGCAGATCTCCGACGGGGCCGCCGCCGTCCTCTGGATGGACGAGGACAAGGCGAAGGCGTTGGGGCTCAAGCCGCGCGCCAAGCTGCTGCACCAGCTCGTGACCGGTTCCGATCCGTACTACCTGCTCGATGGCCCGGTCGACGCCACCTACAAGATGCTCGACCGGTCCGGCATGGCGATGAGCGACTTCGACGTGTTCGAGATCAACGAGGCGTTCGCCGCGGTAGTGCTGTCGTGGGCGCAGGTGCACAAGCCCGATCTCGACCGGGTGAACATCAACGGCGGCGCGATCGCGCTCGGTCACCCCGTGGGCTCGACGGGTGCCCGGCTGATCACCACCGCCTTGCACGAGCTCGAGCGCTCCGACAAGGAGCTCGCGTTCGTCACGATGTGCTGCGGCGGCTCGATCGGCACCGCGAGCATCCTCCAACGCCTTTAG
- a CDS encoding PaaI family thioesterase — MHPDRDVTPAVAAARRATLATRRIIAATVNGSAPAPDLEAAADSLERLADTLEPHARTSRYDGTPGVQLGGDNTAILESHPMIGPSNPLAPPMALSRDRDGACATAIYGHQYEGPPGRVHGGFIAAAFDQVVGAAAALSGKAFFTGTLTVRYFAPTPLHVPVQFEGTLDGIEDRRIHASARLLVDGKVTAEAEGVMVTVPDATFHGI, encoded by the coding sequence GTGCACCCAGACCGCGACGTGACCCCGGCCGTCGCCGCGGCTCGCCGAGCCACACTCGCCACCCGTCGGATCATCGCGGCGACCGTGAACGGCAGCGCCCCGGCGCCTGATCTGGAGGCTGCGGCCGACAGCCTGGAGCGGCTCGCGGACACGCTGGAGCCGCACGCGCGCACCTCTCGATACGACGGGACGCCGGGAGTCCAACTCGGCGGCGACAACACCGCGATCCTCGAGTCACACCCGATGATCGGCCCATCGAACCCGCTCGCCCCGCCGATGGCCCTCAGCCGCGACCGTGACGGAGCGTGCGCGACCGCGATCTACGGGCACCAATACGAGGGACCCCCGGGCCGCGTGCACGGCGGCTTCATCGCCGCCGCGTTCGACCAGGTGGTCGGCGCAGCCGCGGCCCTCTCGGGCAAGGCGTTCTTCACGGGCACCCTCACCGTCCGCTATTTCGCGCCGACGCCGCTGCACGTGCCCGTGCAGTTCGAGGGGACGCTCGACGGTATCGAGGACCGTCGCATCCACGCGAGCGCTCGCCTCCTGGTCGACGGCAAGGTCACGGCTGAGGCCGAGGGCGTGATGGTGACCGTCCCCGACGCCACGTTTCACGGAATCTGA
- a CDS encoding CaiB/BaiF CoA-transferase family protein encodes MAGPLAGIRVVELVGLGPGPFCGMVLADLGADVLRVDRAEVARATDHTKPATNAMHRSKRAIGVDLKTDEGVDTVLRITDAADVLFEVFRPGVAERLGIGPDVACARNPRLVYGRLTGWGQDGPLASAAGHDIDYIAVAGALETLGRAGQPPTPPINILGDFAGGGMLLALGIAAALFEREHSGKGQVVDAAMVDGAALMLTPFYAARASGFWGDRGTNLLDTGAPFYEVYESADGRWVAVGAIEPQFYAALLDVLGLDPTELPDCDDPVSWPALKERFASIFATRTRDEWCALADGRDACIAPVLTPDEARAHPHNRARGTFLELGGVPQPAPAPRFSRTSAPTPTPPEHPGANTSDALSSWGFDRDEVDKLVRLGVVV; translated from the coding sequence ATGGCTGGACCACTGGCGGGGATCCGGGTGGTGGAGCTCGTCGGGCTCGGTCCCGGACCCTTCTGCGGCATGGTGCTCGCCGACCTCGGTGCCGACGTCTTGCGCGTGGACCGCGCCGAGGTGGCGCGCGCAACCGATCACACGAAGCCCGCGACAAACGCGATGCACCGCTCGAAACGAGCGATCGGGGTCGACCTCAAGACCGACGAGGGAGTCGACACGGTGCTACGGATCACCGACGCGGCCGATGTGCTCTTCGAGGTGTTCCGGCCCGGTGTGGCCGAGCGCCTCGGGATCGGGCCCGATGTCGCGTGCGCTCGCAACCCGCGCCTCGTGTACGGGAGGCTCACGGGGTGGGGTCAGGATGGACCACTCGCGAGCGCGGCGGGCCATGACATCGACTACATCGCGGTCGCCGGTGCACTCGAAACGCTCGGCCGGGCGGGCCAGCCGCCCACGCCACCGATCAACATCCTGGGCGACTTCGCCGGCGGCGGCATGCTCTTGGCGCTCGGAATCGCGGCTGCGCTCTTCGAACGCGAGCACAGCGGCAAGGGGCAGGTGGTCGATGCCGCGATGGTCGACGGCGCGGCGCTGATGCTGACGCCGTTCTACGCCGCGCGCGCCTCGGGCTTCTGGGGTGACCGCGGCACGAACCTGCTCGACACCGGCGCACCGTTCTACGAGGTCTACGAGTCTGCGGACGGGCGCTGGGTGGCGGTGGGCGCGATCGAGCCGCAGTTCTATGCGGCACTGCTCGACGTGCTCGGCCTCGACCCCACCGAGCTTCCCGACTGCGACGACCCGGTGAGCTGGCCTGCACTCAAGGAGCGCTTCGCGTCGATCTTCGCGACCCGCACCCGTGACGAATGGTGCGCGCTCGCCGACGGACGCGACGCATGCATCGCGCCGGTGCTGACGCCGGACGAGGCGCGGGCCCATCCGCACAACCGCGCGCGCGGCACGTTCTTGGAGTTGGGGGGCGTGCCCCAGCCCGCGCCGGCACCGCGGTTCTCACGGACCTCCGCGCCGACTCCCACTCCGCCGGAGCATCCGGGTGCGAACACCTCGGATGCGCTCTCGAGCTGGGGCTTCGATCGCGATGAAGTCGACAAGCTCGTCCGATTGGGAGTAGTCGTTTGA
- a CDS encoding phosphotransferase family protein, with protein MPVPEQRDLEQARGILAAWLATKIPGASDVDVGPIGGPGSTGFSNESLIFDASWSTDGTRHTEGLVVRPKPIHHTVFLEQDFESQYRVLSALAEHTNVPVPPIKWYEPDAGILGSPFFVMGKIDGIVPADAPPYTISGWLLEDTKPEHRRTLVESGIEALAAVHAVDWRALGLEFLDKPQYGALGFKQQLRYYERSFEWANPDKPAPPIAAATLEWVQAHAPASDPEITLCWGDARINNQLFGPDFRVVAVLDWEMVTLADPMMDLAWWLFLDRHFHEGMPAPRMEGFPTREEMIAHYEKVSGRTARDLEFYEMFGGLRFAVVMMRIAKLLVEFEILPPDNDVAENNAVTRVLAEMLDLPQPGPGMSNYAGAD; from the coding sequence ATGCCGGTCCCCGAGCAGCGCGACCTCGAGCAGGCCCGCGGCATCCTCGCCGCCTGGCTGGCAACGAAGATCCCCGGCGCGAGTGACGTCGACGTCGGCCCCATCGGCGGACCAGGCTCGACGGGCTTCTCGAACGAGAGCCTCATCTTCGATGCGTCGTGGAGCACCGACGGCACCCGTCACACGGAAGGGCTCGTCGTTCGGCCCAAGCCGATCCACCACACGGTCTTCCTCGAGCAGGACTTCGAATCGCAGTACCGGGTGCTGTCTGCTCTCGCCGAACACACGAACGTGCCCGTCCCTCCGATCAAGTGGTACGAGCCCGACGCCGGAATCCTCGGCTCGCCCTTCTTCGTCATGGGCAAGATCGACGGCATCGTGCCGGCGGACGCGCCCCCGTACACGATCTCGGGATGGCTGCTCGAGGACACAAAGCCCGAGCATCGACGAACACTGGTGGAGAGCGGGATCGAGGCGCTCGCTGCGGTCCACGCCGTCGACTGGAGGGCGCTCGGCTTGGAGTTCCTCGACAAGCCGCAATACGGCGCGCTCGGCTTCAAGCAGCAGCTCCGTTACTACGAGCGATCGTTCGAGTGGGCGAACCCCGACAAGCCTGCCCCCCCTATTGCGGCAGCGACGCTCGAATGGGTGCAGGCCCACGCGCCGGCCAGTGACCCCGAGATCACACTGTGCTGGGGTGACGCGCGCATCAACAACCAGCTCTTCGGCCCCGACTTCCGCGTCGTCGCGGTGCTCGACTGGGAGATGGTCACGCTCGCGGACCCGATGATGGACCTCGCGTGGTGGCTCTTCCTTGACCGCCACTTCCACGAGGGGATGCCTGCCCCGCGCATGGAGGGCTTCCCGACGCGGGAAGAGATGATTGCTCACTACGAGAAGGTCAGCGGGCGTACGGCACGGGACCTCGAGTTCTACGAGATGTTCGGGGGTCTGCGCTTCGCGGTCGTGATGATGCGCATCGCCAAGCTCCTGGTCGAGTTCGAGATCCTCCCGCCCGACAACGACGTCGCCGAGAACAACGCCGTGACCCGTGTGCTCGCGGAGATGCTCGACCTCCCCCAACCGGGCCCGGGCATGTCCAACTACGCCGGCGCCGACTGA
- a CDS encoding fatty acid--CoA ligase family protein: MNIAMLLEMAADGFGDRVAFGSSADGLTFTRLREVATGVGAHVERAGAHTVALVHETSPLVPAALFGAAWAGAAYAPLNYRLPDTAREELLERLSPAAVAESLWLEMPMDAGRAFPDEPDGPAVVLFTSGTSAEPKAAVLTHDQLLAYQLNTVEFASADESEAVLVSVPPFHIAGVTAVLSSTYAGRRIVPLARFTAEDWIATARSEAVTHAFVVPTMLARIVAVMEDDPDAALPALRHLAYGGARMPAPVLERALRLLPDVGFVNAYGLTETSSTVSVLGPDDHRAALADDARARVRLSSVGRPVPGIEVRVVDVDGGEVGADEAGEILVRGAQVSGDYVGEGSQRDGDGWLHTGDRGRVDAEGYLFVEGRGDDTIIRGGENIAPAEIEDALLHHPAVSSAAVVGLPDEEWGERVAAMVSLRANASVTADELRTFVHDRIGSLKTPESIAVREELPHTATGKILRREVKAELEAL; this comes from the coding sequence GTGAACATCGCGATGCTCCTGGAGATGGCCGCCGACGGCTTCGGCGACCGCGTCGCCTTCGGATCCAGCGCGGATGGGCTGACGTTCACACGCCTGCGCGAGGTGGCAACCGGCGTGGGCGCCCACGTGGAGCGCGCCGGCGCACACACCGTCGCTTTGGTGCACGAGACGTCGCCGCTCGTGCCGGCCGCGCTGTTCGGTGCCGCATGGGCCGGAGCCGCGTACGCGCCTCTGAACTACCGGCTCCCCGACACCGCCCGCGAGGAGCTGCTCGAGCGACTCTCACCAGCTGCCGTCGCCGAGAGCCTCTGGCTCGAGATGCCGATGGACGCGGGGCGGGCGTTCCCGGACGAGCCCGACGGACCCGCCGTGGTGTTGTTCACCAGCGGTACCTCGGCGGAGCCCAAGGCGGCCGTGCTCACCCACGATCAGCTGCTCGCGTATCAGCTCAACACGGTCGAGTTCGCTTCGGCTGACGAGAGCGAAGCGGTGCTCGTTTCGGTGCCCCCGTTTCACATCGCGGGCGTGACGGCGGTGCTCAGCTCCACCTACGCGGGTCGGCGGATCGTGCCCCTGGCGCGGTTCACGGCAGAGGACTGGATCGCCACCGCGCGCAGCGAGGCCGTGACGCACGCGTTCGTGGTCCCCACGATGCTCGCCCGCATCGTCGCGGTCATGGAAGACGACCCCGACGCGGCGCTCCCCGCGCTCCGGCACCTCGCGTACGGAGGGGCGCGGATGCCCGCGCCAGTGCTGGAGCGGGCGTTGCGCCTGCTCCCAGACGTTGGTTTCGTGAACGCCTACGGGCTCACTGAGACCAGCAGCACTGTGAGCGTGCTCGGACCCGACGATCACCGCGCGGCCCTTGCCGACGACGCTCGCGCGCGCGTTCGACTCTCGTCGGTCGGTCGTCCGGTCCCGGGTATCGAGGTTCGCGTCGTCGATGTCGACGGGGGCGAGGTCGGCGCCGATGAAGCGGGCGAGATCCTCGTACGCGGCGCGCAGGTGTCAGGCGACTATGTCGGCGAGGGGTCCCAACGCGACGGCGACGGTTGGCTCCACACCGGGGACCGCGGTCGCGTCGACGCCGAGGGGTACCTCTTCGTGGAGGGTCGCGGGGACGACACGATCATCCGTGGCGGCGAGAACATCGCGCCGGCTGAGATCGAGGACGCGCTCCTGCATCATCCCGCGGTGTCGTCGGCGGCCGTCGTCGGATTGCCCGACGAAGAGTGGGGCGAGCGGGTCGCCGCCATGGTGTCCCTCCGTGCGAATGCCAGCGTGACCGCCGACGAGCTGCGCACATTCGTGCACGACCGCATCGGATCACTCAAGACCCCCGAGTCGATCGCGGTGCGAGAAGAGCTCCCCCACACCGCGACCGGCAAGATCCTGCGCCGCGAGGTGAAGGCCGAGCTCGAAGCGCTCTGA
- a CDS encoding carboxymuconolactone decarboxylase family protein: protein MTDRGATFDEVLDRRPDLAGPYRDFIGVFWARRLIDPVVLELCRLRVAQLLGCESELAVRTRPAVEAGLTDKHVSRLSEWPTAECFTDGQRAALGYSEQFVLDPHGVDDAMRADLHEHFSSAEVVALTEALALFDGFTRFQRLLCGEAHSDAQAGIVDPPAPGSPLELPTDADPAITASPLGEQPETLAAFLRLYGTLWSHGTVPQPLKEIARIRNARITDCGY from the coding sequence GTGACTGACCGCGGCGCCACCTTCGACGAGGTCCTCGACCGGCGTCCGGACCTGGCCGGGCCGTACCGCGACTTCATCGGCGTGTTCTGGGCGCGCCGCCTGATCGACCCGGTGGTGCTCGAGCTCTGCCGGCTGCGCGTCGCCCAGCTCCTCGGGTGTGAAAGCGAGCTCGCGGTCCGCACGCGCCCCGCGGTCGAAGCCGGCCTCACCGACAAGCACGTCTCGCGCTTGTCCGAGTGGCCGACTGCGGAGTGTTTCACCGACGGGCAACGCGCCGCGCTCGGCTACTCCGAACAGTTCGTGCTGGACCCTCACGGCGTGGACGATGCAATGCGCGCCGACCTGCATGAGCACTTCAGCAGCGCCGAGGTCGTCGCCCTCACCGAAGCGCTTGCGCTCTTCGATGGCTTCACCCGCTTCCAGCGTCTCCTCTGTGGTGAAGCCCACAGCGACGCGCAGGCGGGGATCGTGGATCCACCGGCGCCGGGGTCCCCGCTGGAGCTGCCGACCGACGCCGATCCAGCGATCACCGCGAGCCCGCTCGGCGAGCAGCCGGAGACGTTGGCTGCGTTCCTTCGTCTCTACGGCACGCTCTGGAGCCACGGCACCGTCCCACAACCCCTCAAGGAGATCGCGCGCATCCGCAACGCGCGCATCACCGACTGCGGTTACTGA
- a CDS encoding SDR family oxidoreductase codes for MSRLTGRTAIVTGAGQGVGLGIAHAFAAAGANVVIAARRAETGEPAADEIRARGGEATCIVTDVTSRTEVAACVAKTVERYGALEIMVHNAFRGGTPHRLEEVGLDLWEDNSRTAVWGSFYSAVLAYPHLRDAGAKGRFILLTSPAGVEGSVNIPLYSAVKAAQRAMTKSLSKEWGPRGVTVNAIAPVAETPALAGAFAENPVLKERVEARASLRRIGDPERDIGGVAVFLASDEGGYVTGQTIVCDGGSFMGL; via the coding sequence GTGAGTCGCTTGACCGGCCGCACCGCTATCGTCACCGGCGCCGGGCAGGGAGTGGGCTTGGGCATCGCGCACGCGTTCGCAGCCGCAGGCGCCAACGTGGTGATTGCGGCCCGCCGCGCCGAGACCGGCGAGCCGGCCGCCGATGAGATCCGCGCCCGCGGCGGCGAAGCGACGTGCATCGTCACCGACGTGACGAGCCGAACCGAAGTGGCTGCGTGCGTTGCGAAAACAGTGGAGCGCTACGGCGCGCTCGAGATCATGGTGCACAACGCGTTCCGCGGTGGCACGCCGCATCGCCTCGAGGAGGTCGGGCTCGATCTGTGGGAGGACAACTCGCGTACTGCCGTGTGGGGCTCGTTCTATAGCGCAGTGCTTGCCTACCCACATCTGCGAGACGCAGGTGCAAAGGGAAGATTCATCCTGCTCACGTCTCCCGCAGGGGTCGAAGGCAGCGTGAACATCCCGCTCTACTCGGCGGTGAAGGCCGCGCAGCGGGCGATGACGAAGAGCCTGTCGAAGGAATGGGGCCCGCGAGGCGTCACGGTGAATGCCATCGCACCCGTAGCCGAGACCCCCGCGCTCGCGGGGGCATTCGCGGAGAACCCGGTGTTGAAGGAGCGGGTCGAGGCACGAGCTTCGCTCCGGCGCATCGGTGATCCCGAGCGCGACATCGGCGGGGTGGCGGTCTTCCTCGCCAGCGACGAAGGTGGATACGTGACGGGCCAGACGATCGTCTGCGACGGCGGCAGCTTCATGGGCCTGTGA
- a CDS encoding SDR family oxidoreductase, whose protein sequence is MTTTRLDGRVTAVTGAELPLARGLALALGRAGASVALLGDAHELAPAVADLEAADARAAAISADWSSRDSADDALGLVADALGPINVLLHAATPTIAFEQCDFADVDDARFEAVWEMSLRGTLFLLQAAFPHLRGRDGRVLLVTPTVSMSGAARLVPYTVAVEAQRVLIKAAARQWGPDGITLNCVAPAPEHVPIGVESTTVSLAPAALGGPGDAEQDLGPLAVFLASDASHFVTGATISADGGVWMAP, encoded by the coding sequence GTGACGACGACGAGGCTCGACGGTCGGGTCACCGCAGTCACGGGGGCCGAGCTGCCCCTCGCCCGCGGTCTCGCACTCGCGCTCGGCCGTGCCGGTGCCTCCGTCGCCCTCCTCGGCGATGCACACGAGCTAGCTCCCGCTGTAGCCGACCTCGAAGCGGCCGATGCTCGCGCCGCGGCCATCTCGGCGGACTGGTCGTCGCGCGATTCCGCCGATGACGCGCTCGGTCTCGTCGCCGACGCCCTCGGTCCGATCAACGTGCTGCTGCACGCGGCAACGCCCACGATTGCCTTCGAGCAGTGCGACTTCGCCGACGTGGACGACGCGCGGTTCGAAGCCGTCTGGGAGATGTCGCTCCGCGGCACACTGTTCCTGCTCCAGGCGGCGTTCCCGCATCTGCGCGGCCGCGACGGGCGCGTGCTCCTGGTGACTCCGACGGTGTCGATGTCGGGCGCGGCGCGTCTCGTGCCCTACACGGTTGCCGTCGAAGCCCAACGCGTGTTGATCAAGGCCGCCGCGCGTCAATGGGGTCCGGACGGCATCACACTCAACTGTGTTGCGCCGGCACCGGAGCACGTCCCGATCGGCGTGGAGTCCACGACCGTCTCACTGGCACCGGCTGCCCTCGGTGGGCCAGGTGACGCGGAGCAGGACCTCGGACCGCTGGCCGTGTTCCTCGCCAGCGACGCGTCGCACTTCGTCACCGGCGCCACGATCAGCGCCGACGGCGGAGTTTGGATGGCACCGTGA
- a CDS encoding cytochrome P450 — translation MSERDKPDLFDLSLFESGPPHEVFRRLREESPVCFLPEPDGPGYWAVTGYDDVFEVSRHPQLFGSNPNTMIKDVDGDGGGAGEIMLNQDAPRHTQLRKLVNRGFTPRQITILEPRIREIVSRLLDAAAANGAFDLVTEVSVELPLQVIAELVGVPEDERHTVFAWTEKMMSIDDPDLGGTIDDARAAMAEMFAYADRLCGERTGGDGADLLSVLLAAEVDGDRLTQMDVDLFFMLLMNAGSETTRNLVTGGVNTLFEHPEQRARLAADPELLPSAIEEMLRWVTPVMHFRRTARADTELGGQAISAGDKVVMWYVSANRDDAAFEHPDRFDVGRTPNDHVAFGAGGPHFCLGASLARLEARVMFEELVTRFPDLEPAGPPRRLRSNFIHGIKELPVQIPSA, via the coding sequence GTGAGCGAGCGAGACAAGCCGGACCTCTTCGATCTCAGCCTCTTCGAGTCGGGTCCGCCGCACGAGGTCTTTCGGCGGCTGCGCGAGGAATCGCCCGTGTGCTTCCTCCCGGAGCCCGATGGTCCTGGCTACTGGGCGGTGACGGGATACGACGACGTGTTCGAGGTGTCGCGCCACCCGCAGCTCTTCGGGTCGAATCCCAATACGATGATCAAGGACGTCGACGGCGACGGTGGCGGTGCCGGCGAGATCATGCTGAACCAGGACGCGCCTCGTCACACCCAGCTGCGCAAGCTCGTGAACCGCGGCTTCACGCCCCGGCAGATCACGATCCTGGAGCCGCGCATCCGCGAGATCGTGAGTCGCCTGCTCGACGCGGCGGCGGCCAACGGCGCGTTCGATCTCGTGACCGAGGTGTCGGTCGAGCTCCCGCTCCAGGTGATCGCCGAGCTCGTGGGCGTGCCCGAGGACGAGCGGCACACCGTGTTCGCATGGACCGAGAAGATGATGAGCATCGACGATCCCGACCTCGGCGGGACGATCGACGATGCACGAGCTGCGATGGCGGAGATGTTCGCGTACGCCGACCGACTGTGTGGCGAGCGCACTGGTGGTGACGGCGCCGATCTCCTCAGTGTGCTGCTCGCGGCCGAGGTCGACGGCGACCGCCTCACGCAGATGGACGTGGACCTCTTCTTCATGCTCCTCATGAATGCTGGAAGTGAGACGACGCGCAACCTCGTGACGGGCGGGGTGAACACGCTGTTCGAGCATCCTGAACAACGAGCGCGCCTGGCGGCCGATCCGGAGCTTCTGCCGTCAGCGATCGAGGAGATGTTGCGGTGGGTCACTCCCGTCATGCATTTCCGCCGTACTGCCCGTGCCGACACCGAGCTCGGCGGCCAAGCGATCAGCGCCGGCGACAAGGTGGTCATGTGGTACGTGTCGGCGAACCGCGACGATGCAGCGTTCGAGCATCCCGACCGCTTCGACGTGGGGCGCACGCCGAACGACCATGTCGCGTTCGGCGCCGGTGGCCCGCACTTCTGCCTGGGTGCGAGTCTGGCGCGGCTCGAAGCTCGCGTGATGTTCGAAGAGCTTGTCACCCGGTTCCCCGATCTCGAGCCAGCCGGGCCGCCGCGCCGTCTCCGCTCCAACTTCATCCACGGCATCAAGGAGCTCCCCGTTCAGATCCCGTCGGCGTGA